The nucleotide sequence GCCACGCGAATGCCGCCGCCCGTCTCGTTGTGCTGGTACGCCGATGTGGGGGCGTAGCTGTTGCTCGTTGATGCGTCGTGCACCCAGGCGTAGGCAAAGCGGCGCGACTCGGCGGTGAGGCGTACCGGCAGCTTGGCCGAGGCGCGGGCGATGCCGGCGGTGGCGGTCACCGTCACCGTGCCATGTCCCTGGCCGACGAGCCGCCCGCCAGGCGCAAAGGTGGCCAGCGCCTCGTTGCCGCTGGTCCAGGTGATGGTCGCCCCGTCCACGGAGCGGCCGGCGCCGTCCCGGGCATCCACCGCCAGCTGCACCGTATCGCCGGCGTAGACGGTCATCGTCACCGGCTGGATGGCCAGCGTCGCAACGCGGTCATTGATGTCGTCCGGCGAGAGGGCGTTGCCCCCCTCGGCGGCGCACCCGGCCAACGCGACAAGTGCGCAGGTGCCCATCACCCGCGACGCCTTTTCCCGCAGCGCACTTCCGACTACCGACACAGACTTGGACATGAGTTCCCCCAGCGGACACGATGACTGCTTCCTGCCCGGGAGTGTCGGCAACTCCGGTACGGGAACTAAACGTCACGCCGCTGCTCGTGACCGTCACGCGCAAAGCGGGCCGGCTTCCCCGAGGGAACCGGCCCGCCGCGCCTGCTGTGCGCCGTGCTTCAGTAGTTCATGACGTCGCGATAGGCGCGCGAGAAGTCGTCGATCTGCGGGAGGATGGCGTCCTCGAGCTGCGGGGCGTATCCCACGAAGGTGTCGGTGCTGGCCACGCGCTTCACCGGCGCGTCGAGCCAGGCAAAGCATTCGTCGGCAATGCGCGCGGCGATCTCGGCGCCGTAGCCCCACGAGAGCGAGTCCTCGTGGGAGACGATCACGCGGTTGGTCTTCTTCACCGAGGCGTAGACCGTCTCCTCGTCCCACGGCGACAGCGTGCGCAGGTCGATCACCTCGACCGAGATCCCTTCCTCGGCGATCTGGTTGGCGGCGGCCAGGGCGCGTTGCAGCGTGGCACCATACGTGACCAGCGTCACGTCCGAGCCGGGGCGCACGATCTTCGCCTTGCCGAACGGGATCATGAAGTTCGGCCCGGGATACGCTGCCTTGTTGTAGGTCTGGCGGTAGAGGTGCTTGTGCTCGAGGAAGATGACCGGGTCGTCGCAGCGAATGGCGGTGCGCAGCAGCCCGTTGGCGTCGAGCGCGGTGGCGGGACACACCACGCGCAGCCCGGGGTTGTGCGTGAAGAGCGACGCCCCCGTTTGCGAATGATAGATCGCGCCACGGATGTAGCCGCCGTAGGTGGTGCGGATGACCACCGGCGCAGTGAAGGCGTTGTTGGACCGCCAGCGCATTGTCGCGAGTTCGTCGCGAATCTGCATGAAGGCAGGCCAGATGTAGTCGAAGAACTGGATCTCCACCACCGGCTTGAAGCCGCGCGCCGCCAGACCAATGGCCCGGCCCACGATGTTGGCCTCGGCGAGCGGGGAGTTGTAGACGCGCGTCGAGCCAAACTCCTGCTGCAGCCCGTGCGTGACCTTGAAGACGCCCCCCTTCCCCTTGACCTTCCCCATGTAGGCTTCGCGTGAGACATCCGCCACGTCCTCGCCAAAGACGACGATGCGCGGATCGCGCCGCATCTCGTCCTTCATGCAGGCGTTGAGGAGGTCGACCATCGTCGTCGCGTTCCCAGAGAACTGCGGATCGTCCTCCGTATCGAACGACTCGCTCGTGGGATCGACGTCGGGCGAGTACACGGCGTAGTGGACCGTGCTCGCGTCGGGTTGTGGCTGGCCCAGTGCGTCGTCGGTGGCGGCGAGGACCTGCGCGTCGACATCGTCGCGGATGGCCTGGATCTCTTCTTCCGTGGCGAAGCCGTTGTCGACCAGCCAGCGCGGGAAGTGCGTGACGGGGTCGCGCGCCGCGTCGGCGGCCCGCTCCTCGGGGGGACGATACAGCACCTCGTCGTCCGACAGCGAGTGCGAGTACGGGCGAATGACGTGCGCGTGCACGAAGGCCGGCCCCTTGCGATCGCGGACGTGCTGCACCGCGCGCTGCATCACCTCGTAGCTGGCGAAGAAGTCACAGCCATCGACCTCCTGCACGTAGAGGTCGGGGAAGGAGCGCACCAGCTTCGAGATCGAGCCGCCGGCGGTGTTCACCTCGACCGGGACCGAGATCGCGTACTGGTTGTCCTGAATGCAATAGATGATGGGGAGCTTGAGGTTGGTCGCCGTGTTGAGGCTCTCCCAGAACTCGCCCTCGCTCGTGGTCCCGTCGCCCGAGGAGACATACACGATCTCGTCGCCGTGCACCCCGTCGGTGAGGCCGAGGTCGGTGAGGCGCCTGATCCCCTCGGCACAACCTACGGCTTGCAGGAACTGCGTCCCCGTGGGCGACGAGTTGCTCACGACGTTGAGCGCCTTGTGCCCGAAGTGCGAGGGCATCTGCCGTCCGCCCGAGTTGGGGTCGATGGCTGCCCCCACCGCTTCGTACAGCATCTCCGCGGGTGTCATCCCCAGGCTGAGCACCAGGGCGCGATCGCGATAGTACGTGTAGAACCAGTCGTACGCGGGACGCAACAGGAACCCCGCGGCGGCAAGCACCGCTTCGTGCCCGGCGCCGGAGATCTGGAAGAAGATCTTGTTCTGTCGCTTGAGCTGGATCTCCTTGTCGTCGATCCGGCGCGACAGGAGCATGACCCGGAAGGCCTGCTGAAGCTGTTCGCGCGAAAGGCCAGAGGCGTGCGTCCGCTCCGTTCTGGTCGAAGTAGCCATGGGACTCGCGTGAGATGGAGGGTGCGGCAATCGCCGTAATCTACGTCGGCTGCGCGGACAACGAAGACTGGGTGTGTCCACCGTTGGCGCCCGCACGGCGGCGGCCAGAATCGCCGGTGCGGCGATGCGCACTCGTCCGAAGTTTCGTCGCGTTCATCACTGCCGCGAGGGCCCCACGAGGCGGTTCTGCAAGCTCTTTTCCTTCAGCGTCTTGGCCGCGCTCACCGTGACGGCGCCGGCGTCGGGTCAGAGCCTCGAGGGCAGGGGATCGAGGCGTGTCGCCGGAGCGCGAAGGGACTTGGCGCCACCGAGCCGGCCGACACGAGCGACACGCCCGAGGGACGTCAACACAACTGTCGTGTCGAGCTGGTGATATGGTAGGCGCCGGCGGAGTGCAGCGGAGAGCGACGTCGCGCGGGCGCGCCAAGTGGGGCGCGCTCGCCTCGTTCCAGGGGTGCTTGCCCATCCAACCGGGTGGGGAAACGCGCTGAATTGCCCGTTTAGTTGATGGCACTTCTCCTGCTCAATACGCGCGCGTCACCTCAGGAGCGCCTGCCATGTCTCTCCCAACCAAGTCCTGCATCTTCTGCGACCTGATCAATGGGGCGGGAGAAGTCTCGATGTGCTACGAGGACTCCCGGGCGATCGCCTTCATGGATGTCCAGCCCGTGAACCTCGGCCATGTGCTCGTCGTGCCGCGCGAGCATTACGAGTCGCTGAGTGACATCCCGCCCGAATTGGCGATGCACCTGTTCGACGTTGCGCTTCGCTTGTCGCCCGTGGTGCGGCGGCTGCACGGGAGCGACGACCTCAACCTCGTGGTGAACTCCGGAGGCGCCGCGGGACAGAACGTCTTTCACTACCACGTGCACCTGATTCCACGCACGGTGGGCGATGGCTTCGACATTCCGCTGCCGTTTGCCGGCTCGACGATGCCCGACCGCACGCTTCTCGACGCGATGGCGGCACGGATCATCGCCGAGCTGCGCGACCCGGTGCGCCAGCAGATTGCCCGGCGGCTTTCGTCGATTCGGGTGTGACGAGTGGACGGGGCGGCCGCGACTGGTGCGTGACCGATGCGTGACGACTGCGCGAGCGCTCGGCGTCCGCTGCTCCCACTTGCGCAATGAATCGTTATGCACCAATAGTATCGTGACGCGGGTCGCCCGACCCGCTGCATAACGGGAGGGGAATGCCGCGAGTTCGCGACCACGCTCTCTGCGAACCCACTGTGCCGCGACGCTGTTCGCGGCGCCACGCATCGCCTCCCCCACACACGCGACACCCCGCCCCGGACATTCCCGGGCGGGGTGTCGTCTTTTCCGGCGAGGTGCAATGTCTCGACGTGGAATGCTCCGGGTGGTTCATCCTCGAGTGCCGCGCGGCCGTCGCCCCGACGACGCGCGTGCGCGCCAGCTTCACTTCCGCGATGCCAAGCGCGCGCTCAAGCACGCGGCGATGCGCGATTGCGGTCGGCGGTGCGTGTACTGCGCCGACCGGCTCGCCCTCGAGGCGGCCACGCTGGACCACGTCTATCCTCTCGCCCGCGGCGGCAACCATGCGCCTGGCAACGTCGTCACGGCTTGCGCGCGTTGCAACCGGCTCAAGGGAGACATGCTGCCGCACGAGTTCTTCGCCCGGCATCCCTGGGCGGGGGCCAACTTTGTGCGGTACGCGCGAGCGGTGCACCGGGCGCTCAAGCGCGGTGCGCGACGGGCGGTGAGCCTGGCGTACGCGGCATGATGCACCCTGAAGCGCCAGCCGGCTAAGGCGACGATCGTTGCACCTGCGCAACGTCGTGCGAATGGCACGGCGCGCGCGCCACACAGTGATGTCGCAGTCGCGCCCACCTTCGGGGGCCTCTCGCGCGAGGGCGCGAGGTCGGCAGGGCAGTGCCGGGTGCCTGGTCCAGCGTCGGGTCTCGATTCTGGACGCGATGATATGGCGATATCACCCAGTTCGTGTCGGAAGAAGTCCTGACCTGAGGGCCCTGGAACTGTGACGCAGGTCGCAAGTGATGCTCGTCTGCCGCTTTCGGCGCCGAGCATCGTCTCGCGAGCGTCTTTCCGCGCGCGCCCGGTTCAGATGGCACGGGACTTCCTCTCCGGCGACGCAGTTGTGGTGTCTCTCCGAGCAATCCTTGTATGCGCCTGAACGCAAATTCCCTCGCCTTCGGGCGGGTTTTCATGCTGTCGTCCGCTGTGGCTCTCGCGGCGACGAGCCCAATCCTCCCGGCGAAGGCGCAAGGCGCTGATGGTGGCTGGGGAGCGCTGCCGTCGTCGCGTGGCGCGATGCGCGCGTCAACCGGCTACGCGATCGGACGCCCGGCGAACGCTGTGGTTTCGCGAACCCTCGCCGCCGGCGCCGCGAGCGGCGCCAAGAGCGACGCCACGACCAGCGCCGCGCGGGCCGGGAGCGCCTTCTTCGCGGGGATCGCCGGCAACGTCATCAAGACGGTGAGCGATCTCAATGGCGGGAACGTCCTTGCCGGCGACGTCCTGGAGTACACGATCACGGTGGCCAATACTGGCCCTGACAGTCTGCGTGGCGTGGTTTTTCGTGATTTCATGCCGACCGGGACGACCTACGTCGCGGGCTCGATGGTGGTGCTGTCGGGCGCAAATGCGGGGGCCAAGACCGACGCTAGCGGTGACGATCAGGGGATCTGGGACTCAGGGCTGAAGCGGGTGAGGATCATGCTCGCCACCGGTGCCACATCGGCGGCGGGGGGGACGATGCAGGTGGGTGACGCGACGTCGGTGCGTTTCCGGACGCGCATCAATGCGGGGACCGCGCCCGGGACGGTCATCTCCAACGAGGCGTCGGTGGTCTATCTCGACCCGATCACCTCAGTCGTGCGGGAGGTGCACTCGCGCCCGCCGGGCGGAGACCCGTTGGGTGAGCCGACCACGATAACCGTTGGCACTCCGGATCTCTCCATCGCCAAGACGCACGCCGGGACCTTCTATCGTGGGCAGCCGGCGCAATACACGCTTACAGTCAGTAACGTCGGGACGGCGCCGACGACGGCGGCCATCTCGTTCAGCGACGTCCTCCCGGCCGGCCTCACGCCCACCGCCGCCGCCGGCGCCGGCTGGAGCTGCACGGTAGTCGCGCAGACCGTCAGCTGCACGCACCCCGGACCCGTGGCGAACGGAGCCTCACTCCCGGCGGTCACGCTTTCCGTGAACGTCGCGGCCAATGCCGCCGCCAACCTGACCAACACCGCTACCACATCCGGCGGCGGTGAGACCAACACCGGCAACAACAGCGCGTCCGACCCGACCGCCATCGCCGATCCGCCGATCGACCTGGCGATCGCGAAGTCGTCGTCGCCCGCGACGTTCTCCGTCGGGAGCAATGCGACGTATACGCTCAACGTCAGCAACGTCTCGAGCTATGCCACGACGGGGGTCATCACCGTCACCGACGTGCTCCCCGCCGGCCTCACATACGTCTCGGCCAACGGCACGGGGTGGTCGTGCGCCTTCGCGGCCGGGACGCTGACGTGTACCGCGCCCGGGCCGCTCGCGGGAGGTTCGTCGCTCAACGCCATCACGCTGACCGTTGCGGTTGGCGCGGGCGCTGCGCCGTCGGTCGCCAACACGGCAACTGTCGGCACGACGGTGCCCGACGCCGATCCCGCCAACAACACGTCGACGGCGACCAATCCTGTCGCCGTTCCCACGCCCGACCTCTCGATTGCCAAGAGCCACAGCGGGAGTTTCGCTGTCGGGAGCACGGGGAGCTTCACGCTCACCATCACCAACGCGGGGAACCTCGCCACGGCCGCGACCACGACCGTGACCGACGTGCTCCCCGCCGGCCTCACCTTCGCCTCGGCCTCGTCAGGCACGTTCACGTGCGCGCATGCGGCGGGGACGGTCAGCTGCACGCGCACGACGCCGATCGCGATCGCCGAGGTCGCGACCATCACGCTCGTCGTCAACGTGACGGCGGCGGCGCTCCCGGGCGTCACCAATACGGCAACGGTTGCGGTCCCGGGTGACGGGAACAACGCCAACAACAGCGCGTCGGACCCGGTCAGCGTCGTCGCTCCTGATCTGGCGATTGCCAAGAGCGCGACATCGGCGCTGACGGTGGGCGCGAATGCGACGTACTCGCTCACGGTCTCGAACGTCTCGTCCACGGCGACGACGGGGACCATCACGGTGAGCGACGTCCTGCCCGCGGGGCTCACCTTCGTCTCCGCTGCGGGGACGGGGTGGAGCTGCGCCAACGCGGCCGGCACCGTCAGCTGCACCACTCCGGGGCCGCTGGCGGGTGCTGCCTCGCTCCCGTCGATCACGCTCACCGTTGCGGTGGCGGCGGCGGCGCTGCCGAGTGTCAGCAACACCGCGAGCGTCTCGACGCCGGGCGATGTGAACAGCGCCAACAACAGCGCAACGGTGAACACGGCGGTATCGCCGGCACCGGTTGTCGACCTGGCCATCACCAAGAGCCACGTCGGCACGCCGTCGGTTGGGGGGAGCCAGCTCTTCACCATCCAGGTGACCAACGTCGGCACCGCCTCGACGACCGGGGCGATCAGCGTGACCGACAACCTCCCGGCCGGGCTGACCTTTGTCTCGGGGAATGCCGCAGGCTGGGGCTGCAGTGCGATCGGCCAGGCCGTCAGCTGCACCAGCGGCGGGACCATGGCGCCCGGCGCGTCGGTGTCGATTGCCCTCACGGTGGGTGTGGGGGCGGCGGCGGCGCCCGCGGTGACCAACACCGCGCACGTGGCCACCGCCGGCGATGCGAATGCGACCAACGACACGGCGAGCGATCCGCTGACCGTGGTCGCGCCCGACCTCACGATTGCCAAGGCGGCCGGTGGGGCGTTCGTGGTCGGGAGCAATGCGAGCTACACCCTCGACGTGTCCAACGTGGGGACGGGAAGCACGACCGGGGCGATCACCGTCACGGACGTCATCCCCGCCGGGCTCACCTACGTCTCCGCCAGCGGGACGGGATGGAGCTGTTCCTTCGCTGCGGGCACCGTCAGCTGCACCACGCCGGGGCCGGTGGCCGCGGCGGCCTCGCTCCCGACCATCACCCTCACCGTCACGGTGGGCGCCGGCGCGCAGCCCAGCGTCGTGAACTCGGCGAGCGTTGCCACGCCCAATGACATCGACGCCGGCAACAACAACGCGAGCGTGACCACGCCGGTCGGCGTCGCGCCCGTGATCGACCTTGCCATCACCAAGTCGCACGTCGGGAACTTCGTCCTTGGCGGCACCGGCAGCTACACCCTGCTGGTGCGCAATGTCGGGACGATTGCCACCACCGGTGCGATCACCGTCAGCGACAACCTCCCGGCCGGGCTGTCGTTCATCTCGGGGAGCGGGAGCGGCTGGAGCTGTTCCGCCGCCGGCCAGGCCGTCAGCTGCACCAACGGCGGCCCCATCGCCGCCGGGGCATCGAGCACCATTGCCCTGTCGGTAGCCATCGCGCCGTCGGCGCCGTCGTCCGTCACCAACACGGCGACCGTGGGCACGCCGGGCGATGCGAATGCCGGCAACAACACGTCGTCCGATCCGACCACGATCGCCAGCGGCGTCGACCTCGCGATCTCCAAGACCAGTACGTCGCCGATGACGGTGGGGCAGAACGCCCGCTACCTCCTCGACGTGACGAACCTCGGCCCTGGCAGCACGACCGGGACTATCACCGTCACCGACATCCTCCCCGCGGGGTTGACCTACGTCTCCGCAGCGGGCACCGGCTTCACGTGCGCGGCTGCCGGGCAGACCGTCACGTGCACCGCACCTGGCCCGATGACGGTCGGACAGAGCGTGGGGATCACGCTCACCGTGGCGGTGGAGGGCGCGGCGCTGCCGACCGTGACCAACACGGCGCGTGTTGCCACGCCGGGCGACATCAACCCGGACAACAACACCAGCAGCGTCTCCACGAGCGTGGCATCGGGGATCGACCTGGCCATCGGCAAGGTGGCCGGGACGCTCATCACCGGGACCAACGGCACCTTCACGCTCGACGTGCGGAACGTGGGGACCGGGGCCACGACGGGGACCATCACCGTCAGCGACAACTTGGCCAGTGGCCTCACCTTCGTGAGCGGGACCGGCAGCGGCTTCTCGTGCAGCGCCGCGGGGCAGCTCGTGACGTGCACGCGCGCCACCTCGCTCGCCCCCGGGCAGTCGGTGAGTCTCGTGCTCACCGTTGCCGTCAGCGCCAGCGCCGGCACCGCGATCGCCAACACGGCAACGGTGTCCACGCCCGGCGACTCCAACCTTCCGAACAACACTGCCACGGTGGGACCGGTGACAGTGGGGACGCCGGCGCCGGATCTCGCGATCGCCAAGGACGTGAGCGGGACGATCGTGGCCGGTAGCAATGCGACGTTTGTCATCACCGTCAACAATCTGGGGCAGGGGAGCACGACGGGCCCCATCACCGTCACGGACAACCTCTCGCCGGGGCTCACCTACGGTTCGGCCGCGGGGGCGGGGTGGAGCTGCCAGGCAGCGGGGCAGCTGGTGACGTGCACCAACCCGGGCCCGCTGGCGCCGGGCGCCACCAGCACGTTGCAGCTGACCGTGCACGTCGCGCCGGGGCTCACCTCGCTGGCCAACAGCGCGTCGGTGACCACCACCGGCGACGCCAACAGCGGGAACAACACCGCCGGCACCGGGAGCGTCGACGTTGCCCCGGCGCCGGATCTCGCCATCGCCAAGGTGGCGGTAGGGACGTTCAGCATCGGGCAACCCGCCAGCTACAACCTTACGGTCTCCAACGTCGGTGCCGGTGCCACGATCGGGACGATCACGATCACCGACAACCTGCCGCCCTCGCTGCAGTTCGTCTCGGCCACCGGGCCTGGGTGGAGCTGCAGTGCGGCGGGGCAGCTGGTGACCTGCACCAACCCCGGGCCGATTTCCGCCGGGGCCAGCAGCACCGTCACCCTCACCGTGAGGCCGACGGCGGCCGCCGCGCCCTCCGTAACCAATACGGCGAGCGTCGCGACGCCCGGCGACACCAACGATGCGAATGACACCGGCTCCGCCACCACGCCGGTGGGCGGGACGGTCGACCTCGCGCTGGACAAGACCGGTCCTGACAGCGTGACCGTTGGCGCGTCGGCGTCGTACACGCTCGCCGTGCGCAACGTGGGATCGCTCCCCACGACGGGGGTGATCACCCTCGTCGACACGCTGCCGCCGGGGCTCACCGCCCAGTCGGCGTCGGGGGGCGGCTTCAGCTGCACGATCAACGGCTTGGTGGTCACCTGCACGCGCTCCAACCCGCCATTGCAGCCGAGCGAGGGGGCAACGGTCACCATCACCGCCCTGGTCACGGCTGCGGCGAGTTCGCCACTCCTCAACCGCGCCTGCGTCGCCAACGCGCCTGACGCGAACAGCGCCAACAACTGCGATGCCGTCTCGTCCGGCATCGCCGGCGGCTTCGACCTCGTCCTCGTGAAGGATGTCGTCGGAACGCTGGAGATCGGGAAGCAGGGGCGCTTCACGCTCGACGTGCGCAACGTGGGGGCGGCTCCGGCCGCACCGACGATCAGCGTCGTCGACACGCTGCCGCCAGGGCTCACCTTCCTCTCCGCCAGCACCAACGACTGGATGTGCGCCGCGGCCGGGCAGGTCGTCACCTGCCTGCGTTCCACCTCGCTGGCGCCGGGTGCCACGAGCCACATCGACCTCAACGTCAGCGTCTCGGCGCTCGCCGTTCCGTCGGTCACCAACTGCGCCGTCACCGCGGCGCCTGACGAGTCGGGGTCGCGCCTCAACAACCGCAGTTGCGTGACGGTCCCCGTCGCCAGCCCGGCTTCCATCGACCTCGTCAAGCAGGTGTCCAAGTCGGAAGTGCAGGTCGGCGACGCGGTCGACTACACCGTGACCGTGACCAATACCGGCGGGCGTGACATCACCGACCTCGTGGTGAGCGATACGCTGCCAGGGGGCTTCCGCTACGAAGCGAAGTCGGGGCGCCTCGGCAATGCGGCCCTTGCCGATCCCGCCGGCTCGCCAGGCCCGCTGCTCACCTTCACGCTCGGGCGTCTGGCGCGTGGCGCGTCACTCACGCTGTCGTATCGCGTGCGCGTGGGCGCGGGGGCGCGAGCCGGTGTGAACACCAACGTCGCCGTCGCCAGCAGCCCGGGGGGCGGCACCAGGTCGCAGCCCGGTTACGCCTCGACGCGCGTCCTCGCCGGCCTCTTCCAGGAGCGCGGTGCGATCATCGGCAAGGTCTACACGCAGTGCAACTGCTCGTTCGCGCGCCAGGACGCCGGCGAGATCGGCATCCCGGGTGTACGCGTCTACCTGGAGGACGGGTCGTCGGTGGTGACCGACGTGGAAGGGAAGTACTCCTTCTACAACGTCAGCTCGCGACTCCACGTGGTGAAGGTCGATCGCGCCACCCTCCCCGTGGGCGCCGTCCTCACCCCGTTAGGCAATCGCAACGCGGGCGATGGCTGGTCGCGCTTTGCCGACGTGAAGGCCGGCGAGTTGCACAAGGCGGACTTCGCCGAGTCGTCGGGGAACGTCGAGGTGATGGAACGGATCCTCGACCGTCGTCGCGGCGGTGAAGTGAACAACGCGGGCGAACGCGCGGTGCCGTCGTCGTATCCCGCGGCGAGCGTCCTGCCGGTGGCGCAGCCGGCCACCGCGCGCGACACGCTGCGCGGCGAACCACGTGCGGCCTACGACCTCGCCAACGAGCGCGGGTTGCAGGGCACGTCGATGTATGCCGCGTCGCCGCTCCACCCCAAGGGACCGAGCGGTGGCGAGACGCGGGCGTATTCGCCGCTCCTCGGCAATCGCACGCTCACCGATCGCAACTCGCAGCTCCCGGTCACCGCGCTGGCGGCGCGCGAGCGTCGCACCACGACGCCGGCGGCGCCGGGCCGCCTGGAGGTGAACGTCACCCCCGATGCCATCCCGGCCGACGGACAGACGCTGGTACCGGTGTATGTCCGCGTGGTCGATGCCGCAGGAGAGCCGGTGAAGGGGACGATCGCGGCCACGCTCGAGTCGTCGCTTGGACGTTGGATCAATGCCAGCGCCCTCGAGGTGGCCAACCAGGGATTGCAGGTCACGCTGCAGGATGGGCGTGGCGCCTTCTTCCTTACCGCTCCTGGTGAACCGGGGCGCGGAGAGCTGCGTGTCACGACCGACTTCGGCGACGTGACGCTTCCGCTCACCTTTGTCCCCTCGGCGCGCCAGCTGACCATGACCGGGTTGCTCAACGCCCGCGTCGACCTGCGCGCGCTCCTCTCGGGCGACAACGCCCTGGCCGCCGATGCCGACGGCTTCGAGGAAGCGCTCCGCGACTGGAGCGTGGATCGCAACGACGGCAAGGTGCGCGCGGGTGCGCGCGGGGCGCTCTTCCTCAAGGGGCGCGTCGCGGGTGACAAGCTGCTCACCCTGGCCTACGACTCCGAGCGCGATCGCGGACGCACGTACTTCCGCGATATCCGCCCGGATGAGTTCTATCCGACATACGGCGATGGCGGCTTGCGCGAGTTTGACGGGCAGTCGCGCCGTCGATTCTACGCGCGCCTCGACAACGGGACGTCGTATACGCTGTTCGGCGACTTCCAGACCGCGCGCGCCGACGAGCGTCGCATGCTGTCGGCATACGATCGCACCCTCAACGGTGCGGTGCAGCACTTCGACGGCTCGCGCGGACGGGCCAC is from Gemmatimonadaceae bacterium and encodes:
- a CDS encoding dehydrogenase E1 component subunit alpha/beta; amino-acid sequence: MATSTRTERTHASGLSREQLQQAFRVMLLSRRIDDKEIQLKRQNKIFFQISGAGHEAVLAAAGFLLRPAYDWFYTYYRDRALVLSLGMTPAEMLYEAVGAAIDPNSGGRQMPSHFGHKALNVVSNSSPTGTQFLQAVGCAEGIRRLTDLGLTDGVHGDEIVYVSSGDGTTSEGEFWESLNTATNLKLPIIYCIQDNQYAISVPVEVNTAGGSISKLVRSFPDLYVQEVDGCDFFASYEVMQRAVQHVRDRKGPAFVHAHVIRPYSHSLSDDEVLYRPPEERAADAARDPVTHFPRWLVDNGFATEEEIQAIRDDVDAQVLAATDDALGQPQPDASTVHYAVYSPDVDPTSESFDTEDDPQFSGNATTMVDLLNACMKDEMRRDPRIVVFGEDVADVSREAYMGKVKGKGGVFKVTHGLQQEFGSTRVYNSPLAEANIVGRAIGLAARGFKPVVEIQFFDYIWPAFMQIRDELATMRWRSNNAFTAPVVIRTTYGGYIRGAIYHSQTGASLFTHNPGLRVVCPATALDANGLLRTAIRCDDPVIFLEHKHLYRQTYNKAAYPGPNFMIPFGKAKIVRPGSDVTLVTYGATLQRALAAANQIAEEGISVEVIDLRTLSPWDEETVYASVKKTNRVIVSHEDSLSWGYGAEIAARIADECFAWLDAPVKRVASTDTFVGYAPQLEDAILPQIDDFSRAYRDVMNY
- a CDS encoding HIT family protein, whose product is MSLPTKSCIFCDLINGAGEVSMCYEDSRAIAFMDVQPVNLGHVLVVPREHYESLSDIPPELAMHLFDVALRLSPVVRRLHGSDDLNLVVNSGGAAGQNVFHYHVHLIPRTVGDGFDIPLPFAGSTMPDRTLLDAMAARIIAELRDPVRQQIARRLSSIRV
- a CDS encoding HNH endonuclease, encoding MPRGRRPDDARARQLHFRDAKRALKHAAMRDCGRRCVYCADRLALEAATLDHVYPLARGGNHAPGNVVTACARCNRLKGDMLPHEFFARHPWAGANFVRYARAVHRALKRGARRAVSLAYAA